ctgattgggcaGGGAATCCGGATGACAGAAGATCCACAACAGGTTATGCTATCTTCCTTGGTCCCTGCCTCATTAGTTGGACTGCTAAAAAGCAACCTGTGGTGTCTAAATCCAGCACAGAAGCTGAATACCGATCCCTTGCTCTTGCTACTGCTGAACTTTTTTGGCTCAGAATGTTTTTCCAAGACTTGCATATTCCACTTATCAACACTCCCACTCTATGGTGTGATAATATTGGTGCAATATCCCTTGCTTCAAATCCAGTTTTTCATGCTCGCACTAAGCATATCAAAGTACACTATCACTTCATTCGGGACAAGGTAGTGCAAAAGGATATTGTCATTAATTACCTTCCTACAGCTCAGCAGATTGCCGACATTTTTACCAAAGGTCTGACCTCTGCTCGATTTCTTCTATTGAGAGACAAGCTACAAGTGTGTCCTACACCCATTAGCTTGCAGGAGGATGTTAACCTGACTGATTATCCAGCTCAATCCCCTCAATCTCCAGCCCCATCTACTGCTCAATCTCAGGCTATCTCAGATGGCAAGGTTGACCTCTATTTATTCCTAGGATCAATCTATTGTAAATCTGTCATTACTTTCTGTACACTTTCCTTTTATGTACATTTCCTTTCTTGTTTACTTTCCTTACTTTGTACATAGCCTACGGCTATATTTATATGATGGAATACAACACTGGTTTGTGTGGAACACAAAACCatttcattctcttttctttcagCTTGGAGACTTCCTTAGGTAGGTATCTTCCTGTAACACCTCCTCTGTGATATTGAACCCTTTGCCTTAGATGTTTCACCagggtgaaaaaaaaacacttcagATGAAATATATTTCTCCAAACTCAATCTTTCCCAGCTTTTATAACAAGCAGAACATTTTTTGCACTTTGATAGGCTTCAGCATCTCACTATAAACCCAGGTATTTTCAGTGTACATAGAGAAGGGTCTTACAATCCTAGATGAACGTCTATATAATACTGCAACGAGGCAAACCTCTGGTATAAATATGTTAAGATGATCTGTAAATGCCACTAAGAGTAAACTCACATTACACATCCAGCTGAGATATAATGTCTTAGGAACCTGGTGACAGAAAGGCGCGCCCCCATTTCTATCAGGGAAGGTACCATGTGTTTCGCGTTGCTCAAAAGAGCACAACTTTTTCCAAGCATACTATGGGCAGCAGCCATGCCAGCCTGCCAAGAAGATACACTGTAAGATGCATTTAACCAACCATATAgctcttggaaagaaaaatactgCATAGAAAGCTACAGGTTTGGCCACCATCATTCCCAAAGGCTTGGGTGTTCTATGTAAGAAGTACATCCTAGAAGACAATCTTTGGTCACCTTGTTACATCATATATCGTTATAACTCAGAAATTATTGACCACTAGTCGCTACCTTTAATCCATCCTCATGGAAACCATAACCTgacaaaatgcagaacaaatactCAGATGATAGTAAATGTAAAGCGACTCCATATCTGTTAAACATAGTAAAAATCAGCTCTGATTTCTGAAACTCCATATTACAGTATGGCATCTATTTGTAAGTCGGTCTCAGCATGCATGAAAGTTCACCTTGGTATGCCCCACAAAACCAAATTCCTCTCTTCCCTTGGATATGATCAAGCTCAAGCGAAGCTTTTGATGCAGCAACAGATGGGACTGGATGAGCAGTTGACCACTTAAGCATGGTACTTTTTGGTGTATGGTCTGGGTTGAGAGTCACAAGAAAAGGTAGATCTGTTTCACCAATATTCTGCAAGCTCAAAATTTCCAGGGTTTAATTATAGCATTAAACATTTCCTGATAGATTTATTTGCATGGAGACATCCTAATTTGACAATATAGTACAAGTTTAAGAAGCGAAATGTTATTCCTATGCAACAAGAAAGATGCCATTTCTTTGAATTATTATTTCACTAATAATGTAATGTGTTTCTTGTAATAACTGGCTTTCCTTTCACACTTACATGAAAATATGTCTTCTTATTTGCACACATACCGTTGGATTTGGATATCCAGTTGGACTGAGGAGTTCAGTTTTTGGTGTAGCTATTGAAGCGCTCTTCATGTATCAGGCAAAATTATGTTCTTTCGACAGTGGATCCTTAAACCAATTTCTATGTCAAATATAATGAGTTATTGTCCTAAAGGATTCACAGTGATTGAGTTCAACAATTGGAAGCTCTAGGTTTAGGATgtgtttttgaaaaagttacCCTATTCTGTATTCCATTCTTGAATTTACCAGGCAGTGGGACTTTCCATTATCACTTTGTTGCTGTCAAGAATCTCAAACTTCTTTAATCCATTAGTACGACTAAAAAGGAAATTAGTAACCAACCTGAAGCACATTGAGCCAGTATGTCAAACATACTTTATTGTCTCTACTTCCAAGAAAATTCCATGCACTCCATGCTGCTTGGTTTTTGGGCATTAAACTTTTGTCACGATGAAGGAAAATATCACTGCAAATAGAGAACAAAAggatgacttggcattttgaCCTACTTCACTATGGCCGAGGACAGTGCCATCCATCTTAGCAGctcatttttttgaaaacttgTCATGTAAGAGTCTAATCACGATTGTAGTTCTTATATAGGCCCGGAGTAACTTCTAAAATATTAAGCTCGGGAAGTATATAGTCGCTGTCTTGCAAAGGGGAGAAACAAAATCGAaccatttttttctaaaaaaagggGATagaattaacaaattaatagatGGATTCAGCTTAATTCAAATAAGATCCTTTAACACCACATCTCATGCTCAAAATACCAGCATCTCATCCATTCTCAATAGTCAATTCAAATTCTCCATACAGCATAACAATTATTAttcttctctcttatttttctgaaatagaaggtaaaattatgaattttgtttagttttttctaTTTACAGTGAGAAGATGGGACCCTCTAGTGCAGATTATTAGGGATAGGAGAGAATGTACCTGTAAACATATTGAAAAGCACCAagtattctcatttcatcaaaaGTTGTTTGCTCTCctaatattttcaaagcatCAGGGGCATGGACAGCCAGTATGCAGCCATTGTATGTTTCTTCGGAACCGTCTCCACAGATTATAGTGCAACCTGCAAAACCTCTAATAAAGTTCATTAAAATTGATcacaattcaaataaaaatattttttcatcaaagaaaaaagattatattGATTCCTTTATGCACCCCTCTATTGAAGccaattcaattaatttatatcCTATGACTCTAGATTACGCTAGTTCAGACATTTTTTATGTGCTCTTATTCTGTTTACTTCCACATTGATATGACTAGCTGAACTGGAAACTGGTAACAATACcttaaaataacatttgaatATGAGTACACCAATTTCTCATTacatgcaaaaaatatatatacttcgtgatcatttgaaaataaacaaaacaaaagagaaaaggaagggAGCAAAAATATGAAACTAATTACTCACCCTCATCATTTGATATAACTGACTGCACCTCAGAACTAGTTCTAATTTGACAACATTTATTCTCTAGCACTTCTCTGACCTGAttttatttagagaaaaaaaaaatcagtttaaaacaaaatgtaatTCACATGGCACACaagcaatttcatttttttcccaagaTCATGTTAGCACCTTCTTCACATAACAATGCGAACGCCGTCTGACAGTAAGCCATTGCGGACGGCCAAAGATCTGCAGAGAGCATTCAACTAGGAAACAATTAAAATCAACGTGGACGACTCCAGCTCCAGAAACAAGCCATACATACTAatagtttataactttataccATACACACAAGTCTATACTCAAACCTACAAAATATCCTCAAAAAGCGGATTTCCACCTGAAGTAGATGATGATTTCGACAAAATGAGAGAATAGAGAAAGCTGAAAAGTTCATAACTCCTTCTGAAGGGCAGGACCAAATTGAACCACAAATTGGAACCTATAAAAGTACAACTTTTCACTGTCATTAAGTAACAAAATGATGATCTATAACTGAGAGGAAAAGGCTTAAGGTTGTAACAGAATACAGTGCATTAAGAATCTCACAAGATAAGCTTCCCGAAACAATTTAGAGTAACCCCGTGAATTGATAAACTGTCCCAAAGTTTCATTGCGATCAATGTCTGGATTGTTTTCAAGCAACTCAAGATAActgcaataaataaataaatatatatatatatatatacatatatatacaaagattCAGCTCTATCCTTATCTTCATCTCTTTCAAAACATTCTCGACAGTGATATCCTATATATTCTTCTTCCcacgaaaagaaaaattattatctaaCCTTTGAAAAGAGGATGACTTACCTTAGAACATCATGCTTAAACTTTACGATTTCTCTGAGCATTTGCCAAAAGTATGGATTTATAGCATTCTTCTTTTGTGCAAACAAACTCAACAAACCGTTTAGGCTTCCCCATTCACAGCCCTGGCCTTTGTCTAAGCTCACTGAAAACGACATATCTGATGCCTCCATATCAACTCCAAGACTCTCAAAGAACTCCATCATATTTGGATATGTCACCTGTCCAATTTCCAAATTGTtactcaaaaggaaaatgccCTGTGGAAGATACGGTATGTCTTCCTCTCATAAACACAGGATGGAGGATAAGGCCATGCTAATGCTATTCATGGATTGAAATGAGGCTGGAATGCCACAGGAATGGAGGCAGCAAATGCAACCTTCTATCCTCATGAGAAACCAGAAACATCTCAATGCTGCCTGGTTAGGCACTCGTGCAATCAGAAAGTATTTTAGTTATGAATACAGGGTTTCCAATTGACTTCAGCAAATAGACATCTCTTGTCAAATTGTTCTTTAATTATTCATGCTTTAGGGGACCTCAACTTCACAAAACAGGAAACCTTCTCTAGTGCTCATCCACATATACTTAAACAACACAAAGACTTGCTTTCCGTGCAATTTGTTGTTTCTAGAATGCTCTTTCACAAGAATTCCCATCGTAACTGTTTTCCTCCTTGACACACTGTTAAGTATTTAGGTAATAACGGAGGCTTTGGAATGGTCCGCATACtttatgtttatatgttttggttttacaataatatcttcatattttaattgaaagGTACTTTTTCCCCTTTGGACTTGTTGTTTTCTCGGCCTGTGTAATGTGTGGTTGTAAATGTAACAAAAGCTTAGAGATATCGTTACCTACGATTAATGTAACAGAGGTCTGAGTCATAGAAAAGTctaaagaaggaaaaaggaacCATTACTTACTCGATTGAAGACCATGAAGCCAAGGTCTAAATCAACGCCGTCGAAGGTCGCGGTCTTGGCATGGCCGCCCAAGTACTCCTCCTTCTCGTACAGCACCACATCCACCCCAGCTTTGGCCAGAACATACGCCGAAACCAAACCACTAATTCCAGCACCAATTACTGCCACTCTCATCTTCGACATTATCCTTTCTCTGCACTGACTCAAATTCCACATAAACATCGATCCTAAGATACTTGCGTACAGAGTATAGAGAAAAAGAGGGAGACTTAAAAAGTTCGGAGGAGTGGTTGGTAGTACTAGTGCTGGTGAAAGGTCAATGCTTTATGGAAAACAACCAATCTGCTAAGAACATTAACCAGGTTGGAggttacccaaaaaaaaaaaaaaaaaggtagaactAACTCCGGGTGCTTGTTAATTCCGAAGATTGTTTCTAAacatagaatttatttatttaccttTCAAATGGAAATAAGGTGTCGATATAATCTTTTGGGAAACGAGGactttttttcatcattttcttcagcATATTTGGAAAGTAAAAGTGAGAATATAAACCAGACAGAGAGATAAAGGGAGTAGTACTATTAATGGTAGCATGCCTTCTATgcttcaaatcccaacacaggAAACCAAACGCCAAGAGTTCCTCAGACAAATGGCATTCACTCTAAAACCCGTCCAGTTCCACCAATCAGAACTCTAGCTCTCTGTTTCTGTGCAATGATCGATTGAAGGAGCATATGATATAATAATGCAGAACTGTGTGGAACACAAAGAGACggaaaattaaatagaaagaaaaagagaggaagcaGTAGATAAAGCTATATTTACGTCTCTGGAAATGCACTCTTATCCGAGAACTAATCATGAATATATACTACTGCCACCACGTGGTATCGAAGAACTCCTATGCTAAAATTTCTTGCGGATGCATTGTAGGATCCACAGTAACCACAAAATACTTGTTTTCACGAAATTTTCGCATTAATCCTTTATGTTATCGCCACTGACACAGCTTGTTCTGTCAAGTGTAAATGATGTTTAACTTTAGCTTTTAGTGATGACAGAACTTCTCTATTTCCTCCTGCGAAGGTATCGAGCGCATGTGTGTTAGTGTGTGTACGTATAACTTTTTGACACGTGCATGGCTGGCGTTCACCTATATACAGAATGGTGGAGGTGAGACGGTCCCGGTCTTGTCGTCTCGGACGTTAGAGAAGATATATGTCGCACTGCATAACTAATAAAGATGGAAGCAACAATATGCGGAATCATAAGAAAAAAGATGTCATTATAGGAGGGAGGAAAGATCAGTAGACTCACATTAAACATCAGCAGGAGATGTATGTTTGAAGGAACCTCGTAACAAAGAGGCACGCCACAGCTTCCATCATAGAAGGCACCATGCGTTTTGGGTTGGTTAGCAGAGCACCACTTTCACCGGCCAAACTATGTGCAGCAACGCCTATGCCAGCCCTCCAAGATGTTTTCCTCGGTAAATGAAAGTGATATGAGTGATGCGGGTTGCGATTTGGGGAGCAAACCAAGGTTTATATAGATAACATCCCTTGtgcaaccaaataaaaaaagagtagacTACGTGCAtgtgattatagttttatttttatttagaagagttattttattggttttcttttgaattttgaattttataatttttaacgtATCAATAACCGacatatgtataaataaattttttgtaagtttttcttaaatatatttaatatttttcaataaaaaatagaaaaactatttttctgtacaaatattttagataatattaaatacataatgaatattatagatatgatCAATATTATATCGAATTGGAACAAATACTCGTAATTTGGAATAAActagttttaattattattattattattattattattaaaattaaaaagaaaaagaaaaatctagcTGATATAAATGCATGCTCGAAGAACAAGTTGGGTGGATACTTTCCCCCTCCATATCCaagatgagaaaaaagaaaagaagaatagggCTGAAATTAATCTTTTCTAGGGGTGCTCCCTGGAAATATTACATGATATACACcacatgatatattatatactattttATCATAGCTAACGAATATGATAACAAAAGACTTCTAACTATTACATATAAGCCTTAAGATTTGGtagaagttttgatttttataaggacttttaattctatatttttcagtcattttgttttaaacttGGTCAATATTTTATGCGAGCATGCATGATGAGTAATTAAAaccttatcttattttataattgtgcaACTTGCTTGagtttttgtgtatttatttcatctcatatatatatatatatatatatatagagctagTGATATCAAAATCCACTTTATAATTTCTAGTGATCATATTAAACTTTCTAGGAGCTTGATGATAATGGAGTTCATTTATAAGGGCGGCACCAATAATTTCTATAGGCCAGCTTGCCAAGTTGGGAAGGTTTTGTGGGTTGTCCTTTTTTAAGTAGGGAGAAGCATATAGGTTGTCAATTGTTATGACACCCCAAttttaaaatgacaaaaaaaaccTTCATATATAAATTGAGTTCTAAATATTAAACCAACTCAAATTATTcgtttataaaaatttcaaataaaacttttaattatttcgTAGATGACATTTATTTCATTACTCTCATTCTAACCCTCTCATATGTCTTCTAAGCCTCCTTTTTGGCATGCTCCTCTTTAACatcagtaaaataaaaaattttataggtGAAAGGTAAGTCCACAGTTTGGTAAGTAGGATTGATTAAGCTAGATGTAACATATGAGtctcaatatttattaaaaaaaataaaaataaattgataagtaaaaataaacaataattgaaatcatgatactaacataaaataaaagtcTTGTACCAGTAAAGATACTTCTAAAAATTCCTTCTCATAACTCCTCTTCATTGAGATCTTCATCTTCTCAGTATCCTTCGGTGTAGTTATTGAAAGCTCCTCTTTACTTCTTCATTTAAGGTCTATGTTTTCTCAATGTCCTTCAGTGTATGTAGTTGTCCTCCCATACATTTTTCATTGAACAAGCTGTCTACACCTTCTCAAAGTCTTTCGGTGTAGTTTTCCTCCTAAACATAACTTAGTAACGGTACCGTACTAAAATAAATTCCATACATCATTACACGTAACCATACTATATTTCGCATGATGTTTCAAAGATAATTATCGATAAATATGCCATGGCTACTTACATAAACTTTTAGGCTCGAGTcacacatttcatgatataaTAATTTACTTTGAGATGTTCTAACATTTGTATGCaatgcaaaaataattttttgagcaACAACACTTCATACAtgcttaataaaaataatgagtttagaaaattttaataaaaatgtcaGATTAATTAAACTTACTTATCTCGTTATACGAATTACCGCTTGATAATGACAACAGTATCACTCAGAAcctaaataaaagatataatcCCAACATAAACACAAACCCACCACAAAAATCAAACCCAACATAACATCAACTATACataaaaacaaacccaaaataatactaaatgAACGTAAAACCaaatttaaaacactaattTCAGCCATgaattatataaactataagcataaatataataacactTAAAAAATCTATCCTACTATACGAGCATTTAGGCTTGTTAATGTCATGTTCTGTACACCTAGGCCAAGTTCCAGCAACCTAGACCGGGATCCTTCTACTTGCAATCACAGAGATAAAGGTGGGCTTAATGGTGGTCCAATGAGCCTCCAATACGAAAGTCAATACCTTTTCTGGGAGAATTGTAGGAGAATTAGAGAGCTCAGAGAGAGTTATTTGTACCTGGAGTTTGGCTTTTATA
Above is a genomic segment from Juglans microcarpa x Juglans regia isolate MS1-56 chromosome 1D, Jm3101_v1.0, whole genome shotgun sequence containing:
- the LOC121235481 gene encoding uncharacterized protein LOC121235481, which translates into the protein MFMWNLSQCRERIMSKMRVAVIGAGISGLVSAYVLAKAGVDVVLYEKEEYLGGHAKTATFDGVDLDLGFMVFNRVTYPNMMEFFESLGVDMEASDMSFSVSLDKGQGCEWGSLNGLLSLFAQKKNAINPYFWQMLREIVKFKHDVLSYLELLENNPDIDRNETLGQFINSRGYSKLFREAYLVPICGSIWSCPSEGVMNFSAFSILSFCRNHHLLQIFGRPQWLTVRRRSHCYVKKVREVLENKCCQIRTSSEVQSVISNDEGCTIICGDGSEETYNGCILAVHAPDALKILGEQTTFDEMRILGAFQYVYSDIFLHRDKSLMPKNQAAWSAWNFLGSRDNKVCLTYWLNVLQNIGETDLPFLVTLNPDHTPKSTMLKWSTAHPVPSVAASKASLELDHIQGKRGIWFCGAYQGYGFHEDGLKAGMAAAHSMLGKSCALLSNAKHMVPSLIEMGARLSVTRFLRHYISAGCVILLEEGGTVFNFEGTMEKCSLKTVLRVHSPQFYWKVMTRADLGLADAYINGDFSFVDKKDGLLNLFKILIASRDANSSISKLNKKRGWWTPLLFTASIASAKYFFQHVSRQNTLTQARRNISRHYDLSNDLFALFLDETMTYSCAVFKKEDEDLKVAQLRKISLLIEKARIDENHEVLEIGCGWGSLAIEVVKRTGCKYTGITLSKEQLKFAEKKVREVGLQDHIKFILCDYRQLPYTNKYDRIISCEMLEAVGHEFMEEFFRCCESVLREDGLLVLQFISIPDERYEEYRQSSDFIKEYIFPGGCLPSLSRVTSAMAAASRFCVEDVENIGIHYYQTLRYWRKNFLEKQSKILTLGFNEKFIRTWEYYFDYCAAGFNTHTLGNYQIVFSRPGNAAAFSNPYQTLPSAS